The following proteins are co-located in the Candidatus Polarisedimenticolia bacterium genome:
- a CDS encoding Rieske (2Fe-2S) protein, with protein sequence MADFVKVASISDLPEGSSRCVEIGGASIALFNIGGRVHALGNACPHRGGPLGEGSLSGSVLTCPWHAFEFEVGSGKCLTNPNLSTPCFAVKQEGQDILVQI encoded by the coding sequence ATGGCTGATTTCGTGAAAGTCGCATCGATCTCGGATCTCCCCGAGGGATCCTCCCGGTGCGTGGAGATTGGCGGAGCTTCGATTGCGCTGTTCAATATCGGGGGTCGCGTGCACGCCCTCGGCAATGCCTGCCCCCATCGCGGCGGCCCCCTCGGCGAGGGGTCCCTCAGCGGCTCCGTCCTCACCTGCCCCTGGCATGCGTTCGAATTCGAGGTCGGCTCGGGAAAGTGCCTGACCAACCCAAATCTTTCGACTCCCTGCTTCGCGGTGAAGCAGGAAGGACAGGACATCCTGGTCCAGATCTGA
- a CDS encoding zf-HC2 domain-containing protein encodes MKSEPGAHPLEQISAFSDGELSSEESVQVQEHLRSCPDCRQVLHDIRRMSAAVGEEAVAAAPAGLAASIRRRIESGSEARAIRPRVSFWKSPFPLATAAALILVTVAYLGWRHELPQRSAADLDVSTSSPPPEAAPVGTEENKKADLQPSAPPDAGAAGGFVAYDKEGTRRQELDERMKRQDEPARDEKVEIADSLDYADGAGAKAKTAPRPGMVAAPTAPLSKQSAAAAEASPQRSALRAGKDAAADDETVTGAAEGAQLAAPDEGAAVGEARSLVYEGPDLSATFAEDGLITVITRGYACSVSVDALSPPPPAGKPGPKAVDDLPSLFAAAVSKEFLAAPSRPADMVASQEAARENLLSSLTLRNGNGDPLHSVAFGEPLQEGVPEIVRTMRQGMQRLFSVRYRAELEKRCGPLPPLLAPAR; translated from the coding sequence ATGAAATCCGAGCCAGGCGCCCATCCGCTCGAGCAGATCTCGGCTTTTTCCGACGGCGAGCTCTCTTCCGAGGAGTCGGTACAGGTACAGGAGCACCTGCGCTCCTGCCCCGACTGCCGCCAGGTCCTGCACGACATCCGCCGGATGAGCGCGGCCGTGGGCGAGGAGGCGGTCGCGGCGGCTCCCGCCGGGCTCGCGGCTTCAATCCGCCGGCGCATCGAAAGCGGATCGGAAGCGCGAGCCATTCGCCCGAGGGTCTCCTTCTGGAAATCACCTTTCCCACTGGCCACCGCGGCCGCGTTGATCCTGGTGACGGTGGCCTATCTGGGATGGCGCCATGAGCTTCCCCAAAGGAGTGCCGCCGATCTGGATGTCTCCACTTCGAGCCCGCCCCCCGAGGCGGCCCCCGTCGGTACCGAGGAGAACAAGAAGGCCGACCTGCAGCCGTCCGCTCCTCCCGATGCCGGTGCCGCCGGAGGGTTCGTCGCCTACGACAAGGAAGGGACCCGCCGGCAGGAGCTCGACGAGAGGATGAAGAGACAAGATGAGCCGGCGCGCGATGAGAAGGTCGAGATCGCCGATTCCCTCGACTACGCCGATGGCGCCGGCGCGAAGGCGAAGACAGCTCCGCGGCCCGGCATGGTAGCCGCGCCCACGGCGCCGCTGAGCAAGCAATCGGCGGCCGCCGCCGAGGCGTCACCCCAGCGCTCCGCGCTGCGGGCAGGCAAGGATGCCGCGGCCGACGACGAGACCGTGACGGGAGCCGCCGAGGGGGCACAGCTGGCCGCTCCAGATGAAGGCGCCGCCGTCGGCGAAGCGCGCTCGCTGGTCTACGAGGGACCTGACTTATCGGCCACTTTCGCGGAGGACGGCCTCATCACGGTGATCACCCGCGGCTATGCCTGCTCGGTGTCGGTGGATGCGCTCTCCCCGCCGCCGCCCGCCGGCAAGCCCGGACCGAAGGCGGTGGATGATCTCCCTTCCCTGTTCGCGGCGGCCGTGTCGAAGGAGTTCCTGGCGGCCCCCTCCCGGCCTGCCGACATGGTCGCTTCCCAGGAGGCGGCCCGGGAAAATCTCCTTTCCAGCCTGACGCTGCGCAACGGGAATGGCGACCCGCTGCACAGCGTCGCCTTTGGCGAGCCGCTCCAGGAAGGTGTCCCCGAGATCGTCCGCACCATGCGTCAGGGGATGCAGCGCCTCTTCAGCGTGCGCTACCGGGCCGAGCTGGAAAAACGCTGTGGACCGCTGCCTCCCCTCCTCGCCCCGGCGCGGTAA
- a CDS encoding sigma-70 family RNA polymerase sigma factor: MELRPVERPESEEELVARAREGDTAAFDLLVRAHLSTVWRVAWRILRRKEDAEDMAQEVFMTAYQALSGYRGECRLSTWLHRITVTRCLNHLRSRGERIRRASRPLEVSTEQMFVPPEATDATTPLHALEQKEIGERLARCLDRLPPLWRSALALRDGEELSYEEMADALGVPIGTIRSRLARARSALRDCLGGGER, encoded by the coding sequence ATGGAACTTCGACCCGTGGAAAGGCCGGAGAGCGAGGAGGAGCTGGTTGCGCGGGCCCGGGAGGGGGATACCGCCGCCTTCGATCTGCTCGTCCGCGCACACCTCTCCACCGTCTGGCGGGTCGCCTGGAGGATTCTGCGGCGGAAGGAGGATGCCGAGGACATGGCGCAGGAGGTCTTCATGACGGCTTATCAGGCGCTGTCTGGCTATCGCGGCGAATGCCGGCTGTCGACCTGGCTGCATCGCATCACCGTGACCCGCTGCCTGAATCACCTGCGCTCCCGCGGCGAGCGGATCCGCCGCGCCTCGCGTCCCCTCGAAGTCTCGACCGAGCAGATGTTCGTTCCGCCGGAGGCAACCGACGCGACGACGCCGCTGCACGCTTTGGAGCAGAAGGAGATCGGCGAGCGGCTGGCGCGCTGCCTCGACCGGCTTCCTCCTCTATGGCGCAGCGCCCTGGCCCTGCGCGACGGGGAAGAGCTCTCCTACGAAGAGATGGCCGACGCGCTGGGCGTGCCGATCGGGACGATCCGGTCGCGTCTGGCCCGCGCCCGATCCGCATTGAGGGACTGCCTGGGCGGGGGGGAGCGATGA